One window of the Granulicella arctica genome contains the following:
- a CDS encoding acyloxyacyl hydrolase: MTKKLRGFGGAAVLALLVMSAASAMGQAVLNPLYSDAGAAAKPIEFGAIVQGGNGLTENRESFHFMSAGVHAGKVLTPNFGPGLLHGNFEYAMELYPFWQSYTPRFQRAKCVAGVAQGSTVCGPLYTVGGTYSGVTVTPIILRWNFSGTRRMAYWAQAAGGVLWTNHKYPAFGSPDLNLGNDGPNTEASVWNFTPQGGVGMHYFVKPRRSIDFGANAVHISSASLGDKNPGVNASVQFTLGYSWWK, translated from the coding sequence TTGACGAAGAAGTTACGAGGTTTTGGTGGGGCTGCTGTGCTGGCTCTGCTGGTTATGTCTGCCGCGAGTGCGATGGGGCAGGCTGTGTTGAATCCGCTCTATTCCGATGCTGGGGCCGCTGCGAAGCCAATTGAGTTTGGTGCGATTGTGCAGGGCGGCAACGGGCTCACGGAGAATCGTGAGAGCTTCCACTTCATGAGCGCCGGCGTTCATGCGGGCAAGGTGCTGACGCCGAACTTCGGGCCGGGCCTTCTGCATGGGAACTTCGAGTATGCGATGGAGTTGTACCCCTTCTGGCAGTCGTACACGCCCAGGTTTCAGCGAGCGAAGTGCGTTGCCGGTGTGGCGCAAGGGAGCACAGTCTGCGGACCTCTCTACACGGTTGGAGGAACTTACAGCGGCGTGACGGTGACGCCTATTATCTTGCGTTGGAACTTTTCGGGTACGCGGCGCATGGCTTATTGGGCGCAGGCTGCGGGTGGGGTGCTGTGGACGAACCATAAGTATCCTGCGTTTGGTTCGCCCGATCTGAACCTTGGCAACGATGGGCCGAATACTGAGGCGAGTGTATGGAACTTTACGCCGCAGGGTGGTGTTGGAATGCACTATTTCGTGAAGCCGCGACGGTCGATCGATTTCGGAGCGAATGCGGTTCATATTTCAAGCGCCTCGCTGGGCGACAAGAATCCGGGTGTGAATGCGAGTGTGCAGTTCACGCTTGGATATAGCTGGTGGAAGTAA
- the ftcD gene encoding glutamate formimidoyltransferase, translated as MKPDSIIECVPNFSEGTDRGVVSRIVASMQVEHVHLLDWSLDAAHNRSVVTLAGPPEAVVEAAVRAVGVASKLIDLTQQSGVHPRIGAADVVPFVPVSGLSLAECAMLARQAGLQIWRRYGVPVYFYGAAAARPDRVLLEDVRRGQFEGLREASQKDASRRPDIGGPELHATAGASAVGARSFLIAYNIYLDDADISVARAIAREIRAANGGLHGVKAIGVICEGRAQVSMNITDFRMTPMRVVHAKVQELAHLNGTRTAEGELIGLIPQDAFDPDAAWVKEIPGFHAEAKVLEQKLHQPMDWPVA; from the coding sequence ATGAAGCCTGATTCCATTATCGAATGCGTGCCGAACTTCTCTGAAGGAACGGACCGCGGGGTTGTGAGCCGCATTGTGGCGTCGATGCAGGTGGAGCACGTCCACCTGTTGGACTGGTCGCTCGATGCGGCGCACAACCGGTCGGTCGTCACGCTGGCAGGGCCTCCGGAGGCGGTGGTTGAGGCGGCGGTGCGGGCTGTTGGTGTGGCTTCCAAGCTGATCGATCTGACGCAGCAGAGTGGCGTGCATCCCCGGATTGGCGCGGCGGACGTAGTGCCATTTGTGCCGGTGAGTGGCTTGTCGCTGGCGGAGTGCGCGATGCTGGCGCGGCAGGCAGGGCTGCAGATCTGGCGGCGGTATGGTGTGCCGGTGTACTTCTATGGTGCGGCGGCGGCACGTCCGGATCGCGTGCTGCTGGAGGACGTGCGGCGTGGACAGTTCGAGGGACTGCGCGAGGCTTCGCAGAAGGACGCTTCGCGACGGCCCGATATCGGTGGGCCGGAGTTACATGCGACTGCTGGGGCGAGTGCGGTTGGAGCGCGTAGTTTTCTGATTGCTTACAACATCTATCTCGATGACGCGGATATCTCGGTGGCGCGGGCGATTGCGCGGGAGATTCGTGCGGCGAACGGTGGATTGCATGGCGTGAAGGCGATCGGGGTGATCTGTGAGGGACGAGCGCAGGTTTCGATGAATATTACGGATTTCCGGATGACTCCTATGCGGGTGGTGCACGCGAAGGTGCAGGAGTTGGCGCATCTGAACGGCACGCGGACGGCGGAAGGTGAGCTGATCGGGCTGATTCCGCAGGATGCGTTTGATCCGGATGCGGCATGGGTGAAGGAGATTCCGGGCTTTCACGCCGAGGCGAAGGTGCTGGAGCAGAAGTTGCATCAGCCGATGGACTGGCCGGTGGCTTAG
- a CDS encoding flagellar hook-basal body protein — translation MDSGIYAAYTGLLARTQALDTAANNLANAGTNGFRAERDYFRSVLTDRITEQPASQVGSAVNGFGVLGGNKLDMGQGQIAPTGNPLDLALNGNGFFAVKTAQGVRYTRDGSFGRSPTGLLQTGAGEAVLDAKLQPITIPSGAVQVSPDGTVSVAGAGGSTIAGQVGVFDFASSASLIAEGTNRFATTADNPPILAAGTIQQGALEGANNDAVHGSMQLILVQRQAEMMQKALSAFNNDLDKVAAEELPRV, via the coding sequence ATGGACAGTGGAATCTACGCAGCGTATACGGGTCTGCTGGCGCGAACACAGGCGCTGGATACCGCGGCGAATAACCTGGCGAACGCCGGGACGAATGGCTTTCGTGCGGAGCGGGACTATTTTCGCAGCGTGCTGACGGACCGGATTACGGAGCAGCCGGCCTCGCAGGTGGGCTCAGCCGTGAATGGCTTTGGCGTGCTTGGCGGTAACAAGCTGGATATGGGTCAGGGGCAGATTGCGCCTACTGGTAATCCGCTTGATCTGGCTCTGAATGGCAATGGCTTCTTTGCGGTCAAGACGGCGCAGGGCGTGCGGTATACGCGGGACGGCTCATTTGGCCGGTCGCCGACAGGGCTGCTACAGACCGGTGCGGGCGAGGCGGTACTGGATGCGAAGCTGCAGCCGATTACGATTCCCTCGGGCGCGGTTCAGGTTTCGCCGGATGGAACAGTTTCGGTGGCTGGCGCTGGTGGGAGCACGATTGCGGGACAGGTGGGCGTGTTCGACTTTGCGAGCAGTGCTTCGCTGATTGCCGAGGGAACGAACCGATTTGCGACGACGGCTGATAATCCGCCGATTTTGGCGGCGGGGACGATTCAGCAGGGAGCGCTTGAAGGTGCCAACAACGATGCGGTGCATGGGTCGATGCAGTTGATCCTCGTGCAGCGGCAGGCGGAGATGATGCAAAAGGCTCTCTCTGCGTTCAATAACGATCTGGATAAGGTAGCGGCGGAAGAGTTGCCGCGGGTTTAG
- the flgG gene encoding flagellar basal-body rod protein FlgG: MIRALYTAASGMSAQQANLDTVANNLANSATTGFRQRRLQFQDMIYQNLITPGSPQSQNTVSAGLQIGLGTRTAASEVIMTQGDFNQTSNPLDLAIQGAGFFQVQQPDGTIAYTRDGSFHQNNQGALMTANGDLLLPNVTIPSNATAVTISQYGVVSGTIPGQTNAAQLGTMQLATFVNPGGLSSIGSNLFQPTQSSGNAITDLPGGTSGMGTLQQGYLENSNVDVVGEFVQMILAQRAYESNSKVVHVADDMYSQINGMIR; this comes from the coding sequence ATGATACGAGCTTTATATACGGCGGCTAGCGGCATGAGTGCGCAGCAGGCGAATCTGGATACGGTGGCGAATAACCTGGCGAACTCGGCGACGACGGGTTTTCGGCAGCGTCGGTTGCAGTTTCAGGACATGATCTACCAGAACCTGATCACACCGGGGTCTCCACAGAGCCAGAACACGGTGTCGGCGGGGCTGCAGATTGGACTGGGTACGCGGACGGCGGCGAGCGAGGTCATTATGACGCAGGGTGACTTCAATCAGACGTCGAACCCGCTCGATCTTGCGATTCAGGGCGCGGGATTTTTCCAGGTGCAGCAGCCGGATGGAACGATCGCCTATACGCGCGACGGCAGCTTTCATCAGAATAATCAGGGTGCGCTGATGACCGCGAATGGCGACCTCTTGCTACCGAATGTCACGATCCCGTCGAATGCGACGGCGGTGACCATCTCGCAGTATGGCGTGGTGTCAGGGACGATTCCGGGGCAGACGAATGCAGCTCAGCTCGGAACCATGCAGCTTGCGACCTTTGTGAATCCGGGTGGGTTGAGCTCGATTGGGAGCAATCTGTTTCAGCCGACGCAGTCCTCGGGTAACGCGATCACGGATCTTCCGGGGGGCACGAGTGGCATGGGCACATTGCAACAGGGATACCTCGAGAATTCCAACGTGGATGTGGTGGGCGAGTTTGTGCAGATGATCCTGGCTCAGCGGGCGTACGAGAGTAATTCGAAGGTGGTGCATGTGGCGGATGACATGTATTCGCAGATCAACGGAATGATTCGCTAG
- a CDS encoding flagellar basal body L-ring protein FlgH: MKRPHELEESDLKVFWPFVIASVTLLAVLLIGSFARAQSGPVAPQAGAPAVQPSMTPVVKTTMAQKMMLAPRPSVASNSLTAYLARVRMESSNALPSAGAIWTDSGRLTRMNTDVRAMRPNDLISVVVSENLAASTDGTVKNSRASNAKSQITSLFGLLKASNALQNLVGQTSTQALNAQGASATNSSLTTVFGGQVVDVLANGTLVIEAQRQVEFSQQTQTIVLHGLVRPEDISQQNQVLSTAISSLELEVRGKGIVNDATYRQNALVRLLERILIF; this comes from the coding sequence ATGAAGAGGCCGCATGAACTGGAGGAGTCTGACCTGAAGGTCTTCTGGCCGTTTGTCATTGCGTCCGTGACGCTGCTGGCAGTGTTGCTGATTGGAAGCTTTGCGCGAGCACAGTCCGGGCCAGTGGCACCCCAGGCGGGTGCGCCTGCCGTGCAGCCTTCGATGACGCCTGTCGTGAAGACGACGATGGCTCAGAAGATGATGCTGGCACCGAGGCCAAGTGTAGCTTCGAACTCGCTGACGGCGTACCTTGCGAGGGTGCGGATGGAGAGTTCGAATGCGCTGCCTTCGGCTGGAGCAATCTGGACGGATAGTGGGCGGCTGACCCGGATGAATACAGATGTGCGGGCGATGCGTCCGAACGATCTGATCTCGGTGGTGGTGTCGGAGAATCTTGCGGCGTCGACGGATGGGACGGTGAAGAACTCGCGTGCGTCGAATGCGAAATCGCAGATCACGAGCCTGTTTGGACTCCTGAAGGCAAGTAATGCGCTGCAGAATCTTGTAGGCCAGACCTCGACCCAGGCACTGAATGCGCAGGGTGCGAGTGCGACGAATTCCAGCCTGACGACGGTGTTTGGAGGCCAGGTGGTCGACGTGCTGGCGAACGGGACATTGGTGATCGAAGCGCAGCGGCAGGTGGAGTTCTCGCAGCAGACGCAGACGATTGTGCTGCATGGGTTGGTGCGTCCAGAGGATATATCGCAGCAGAACCAGGTGTTGTCGACGGCTATCTCGAGCCTTGAGCTCGAGGTGCGCGGCAAGGGTATTGTGAATGACGCAACCTATCGGCAGAATGCGCTGGTACGGCTGCTGGAACGAATTTTGATCTTCTAA
- a CDS encoding flagellar basal body P-ring protein FlgI, whose protein sequence is MLPDAAFAENTPTSQAHQARIKDIASIEGIRDNQLVGYGIVVGLNGTGDSQQTSFPIQTLAATLLRMGVSVPASSIRVQNLAAVFISATLPPFARPGTKLDITASSAGDARSLEGGLLLMTPLYGPDGKIYAQAQGPLVLGGYSVSANGNVKQVNHPTTGRVPGGAMVERGVPLDLTGRSDFSLLLNDADFRSAEAMAQAVNKELGRNAAHAVDSRRITLAVKGNEEIPALLGRVEAIEVPFYPRAKVVVNERTGTVVIGGTVVLQAVSILHGGLTVNIVSDFEVSQPSAFGSGTTQVVQQTKIEAKDKPVNRIELKQGATVDDLVRSLQQIGATARDVISILQAMKSAGALEAEIEVL, encoded by the coding sequence ATGCTTCCTGATGCGGCGTTTGCTGAAAACACACCGACCAGCCAGGCGCATCAGGCACGCATCAAGGACATCGCGTCGATCGAGGGGATTCGCGATAACCAGTTGGTCGGTTACGGGATTGTGGTGGGGCTGAACGGGACGGGGGACAGCCAGCAGACGAGCTTCCCGATCCAGACGTTGGCGGCGACGCTGCTGCGTATGGGGGTGAGTGTGCCGGCTTCGTCGATACGGGTGCAGAATCTCGCGGCGGTTTTCATCTCGGCGACGCTGCCACCGTTTGCGCGACCAGGAACGAAGCTGGATATTACAGCGTCTTCTGCTGGCGATGCGCGAAGCCTCGAGGGCGGGCTGCTGCTGATGACACCGCTCTACGGGCCGGATGGAAAGATCTACGCGCAGGCTCAGGGGCCGCTGGTGCTGGGCGGCTATTCGGTGAGCGCGAACGGGAATGTGAAGCAGGTGAACCATCCGACGACGGGACGGGTTCCGGGGGGCGCGATGGTGGAGCGTGGGGTGCCGCTCGATCTGACGGGGCGCAGCGACTTCTCGCTGCTGTTGAACGATGCGGATTTTCGCAGCGCGGAGGCGATGGCACAGGCGGTCAACAAGGAGCTTGGACGCAATGCGGCACATGCTGTGGATAGCCGCAGGATTACGCTGGCGGTGAAGGGCAACGAGGAGATACCGGCGCTGCTGGGGAGGGTGGAGGCGATCGAGGTGCCGTTCTATCCGCGCGCGAAGGTGGTGGTGAACGAGCGGACGGGAACGGTGGTGATCGGTGGGACGGTCGTGCTGCAGGCCGTGTCGATCCTGCATGGTGGGCTGACGGTGAATATCGTGAGCGACTTCGAGGTGTCGCAGCCGAGCGCGTTTGGGAGCGGGACGACGCAGGTGGTGCAGCAGACAAAGATCGAGGCGAAGGATAAGCCGGTCAACCGGATCGAACTGAAGCAGGGAGCTACTGTGGATGACCTGGTGAGGAGTTTGCAGCAGATTGGGGCAACGGCACGCGACGTGATCTCGATCCTGCAGGCGATGAAGTCAGCAGGCGCTCTGGAAGCGGAGATTGAGGTGCTATGA
- the flgM gene encoding flagellar biosynthesis anti-sigma factor FlgM, translating into MSIHSISNSLVSPLDQLSPKSTVHAVSAGAPETSPNDAVSGKANRVTDQASLSSASTLLAQALQTPDVRTEKVASLQASIAAGTYHVDSSDVADSLISSLLS; encoded by the coding sequence ATGAGCATTCATTCAATCAGCAACTCCTTAGTGTCACCCCTCGATCAGCTGAGCCCTAAATCTACTGTGCATGCGGTCTCCGCCGGCGCCCCAGAAACCAGTCCCAACGATGCGGTTAGCGGCAAGGCGAACCGGGTTACCGATCAGGCAAGTCTCAGTTCTGCCAGCACGCTGCTTGCACAGGCTCTGCAGACGCCCGATGTTCGTACGGAGAAGGTGGCGAGTCTGCAGGCATCGATTGCTGCTGGAACGTACCATGTCGATTCCTCAGATGTCGCAGACAGTTTGATTTCGTCGCTGTTGAGCTAG